A genomic region of Aphis gossypii isolate Hap1 unplaced genomic scaffold, ASM2018417v2 Contig00750, whole genome shotgun sequence contains the following coding sequences:
- the LOC126555212 gene encoding uncharacterized protein LOC126555212 has translation MSRKSGYSFKCIIKSCGEMKTQKDSISFFSFPKDPARCEIWLERCQLPADTLSQKNVKLCGKHFEKIMFLNFLENRLKTDAIPTLFPDNCDVSTTDLSSEKVRTSTSSSNTVSCGSNTPLNISDDPGSSKSCTTVAYGNNEILALPLPGSPVVPDSIDYAISPGTSSFSSEKSTYLDSPSDFTSSSSSKGCQTLKSWSEKTPRKVLLRQQLKIEKEARLKAEKTILALSNQLSEFNTVENLLSLCEQHLSPAVLTIVKSNLMCETRNPHGYRYTNDMKQLALTIYFLGPSVYRFLKSILSLPSVRTLRRVTSKYELIPGLNDFLFDFVKFKISTFKTEARKGISKGNIEDNVSNSITLTENT, from the exons atgtctCGTAAAAGTGGATATtcattcaaatgtattataaaatcgtgCGGGGAAATGAAAACTCAAAAAGAttcaattagttttttttcttttcctaAAGATCCTGCTCG GTGTGAAATTTGGTTAGAACGCTGTCAACTGCCAGCTGACACTCTATCCCAAAAGAATGTTAAATTATGtggaaaacattttgaaaaaattatgtttttaaacttcTTAGAGAACAGGTTAAAAACAGATGCTATACCTACACTATTTCCAG atAATTGTGACGTGAGTACTACAGACTTGTCTAGTGAGAAAGTTAGAACCTCTACCAGTTCGAGTAATACTGTGTCTTGTGGCTCAAATACTCCACTAAACATTAGTGATGATcctg gtTCTTCAAAATCATGTACCACAGTTGCATATGGTAACAATGAAATACTGGCTCTTCCATTACCTGGTTCACCTG TAGTACCTGATAGTATTGACTACGCTATTTCTCCTGGAACATCATCGTTTTCTAGTGAAAAATCTACATATTTAGATTCTCCTTCAGATTTCACAAGTTCCA GTTCTTCAAAAGGTTGCCAAACTCTAAAATCTTGGTCTGAGAAAACACCCAGAAAAGTTTTGTTACGGCAACAATTGAAGATTGAAAAAGAAGCTCGTCTCAAAGCTGAAAAAACTATCCTGGCCTTGAGCAATCAGCTAAGTGAGTTTAATACTGTTGAAAATTTACTCTCATTGTGTGAACAACATTTATCACCCGCTGTACTAACGATTGTGAAATCTAATCTAATGTGCGAAACAAGGAACCCTCATGGATACAGGTACACAAATGATATGAAGCAATTAGCGTTAACAATCTACTTCTTAGGCCCATCTgtgtatagatttttaaaaagtatcttAAGTCTACCTTCAGTTAGAACTTTAAGAAGAGTTACTTCAAAATATGAACTGATTCCTgggttaaatgattttttatttgattttgtaaaattcaaaatttctaCCTTTAAAACTGAGGCCCGAAAGGGAATTTCGAAAGGAAATATTGAAGATAACGTTTCTAACTCAATAACATTGACGGAAAATACGTAA